The Deltaproteobacteria bacterium genome includes a region encoding these proteins:
- a CDS encoding 2-hydroxyacyl-CoA dehydratase yields MIKSYFDNMVDGIEKSLASGDASARKRYALSVARLGSRLYSGKDKVAWCGVTAPFDLLNSMGVTSCFVEFIGAMLAGMGAADPLLGKIEDAGYGPDTCAYHRAVIAAAKDGMMPVPDFLVATSAPCTGGLAVMETLAREFSRDLFVLHIPQTDDPDSVSYLADQLRELTDFVAFHTKVPFDMEKLRAASVLTNQARKLMVDAYRLAAAKPSPVAGKTLNNFGVVVALLLGTQEAVDVCRSFRDEFARKVERGEAGVPGEKLRLLWIQNRIQFKNDITDYLENEWGAVVVADELNAVTFGPIDPDDPFPGIARRSISIPLNGSVDRRLENLLSMCRDYSIDGAINPCHWGCRQGTGASAMIATGLKAAGVPVLNMDVDCIDRRNFAPGQIKTRLEAFIEMLSENKGV; encoded by the coding sequence ATGATAAAATCATATTTCGACAACATGGTGGACGGCATTGAAAAAAGCCTCGCCTCCGGCGACGCCAGCGCTCGCAAGCGCTACGCCCTTTCGGTGGCGCGCCTCGGAAGCCGCCTTTATTCGGGCAAAGACAAGGTTGCCTGGTGCGGCGTGACAGCCCCCTTCGACCTTTTGAACTCCATGGGCGTCACATCCTGCTTCGTGGAGTTCATAGGGGCCATGCTGGCGGGCATGGGCGCTGCCGACCCGCTTCTTGGGAAGATTGAGGACGCCGGATACGGCCCCGACACCTGCGCCTATCACCGGGCAGTCATCGCCGCCGCCAAGGACGGCATGATGCCGGTTCCGGATTTCCTAGTGGCCACAAGCGCCCCATGCACGGGCGGCCTTGCGGTGATGGAAACGCTTGCCAGGGAATTTTCCCGCGACCTTTTCGTGCTGCACATTCCCCAGACCGACGACCCGGACTCGGTCAGCTACCTTGCGGACCAGCTTCGGGAGCTTACGGATTTCGTGGCTTTTCACACCAAGGTTCCGTTCGACATGGAAAAGCTCAGGGCCGCATCCGTCCTCACCAACCAGGCGCGTAAGCTGATGGTGGACGCATACCGCCTCGCCGCCGCCAAACCTTCGCCCGTGGCAGGAAAAACCCTCAACAACTTCGGCGTGGTGGTGGCGCTTTTATTGGGCACCCAGGAGGCGGTGGACGTCTGCCGCAGCTTCCGTGACGAGTTCGCCCGAAAGGTCGAAAGGGGCGAAGCCGGGGTTCCGGGGGAAAAACTGCGCCTGTTGTGGATTCAAAACCGCATCCAGTTCAAAAACGACATAACCGACTACCTGGAAAACGAGTGGGGCGCTGTCGTGGTGGCGGACGAGCTGAACGCAGTGACCTTCGGCCCCATTGACCCGGATGACCCCTTTCCGGGCATCGCCCGCCGGTCAATCTCGATTCCCTTGAACGGCTCCGTTGACCGCCGCCTGGAAAATCTTCTTTCCATGTGCCGGGACTACTCCATAGACGGGGCCATCAACCCCTGCCACTGGGGATGCCGCCAGGGCACCGGGGCGTCCGCCATGATCGCCACCGGCCTCAAAGCGGCGGGCGTGCCGGTTCTCAACATGGACGTGGACTGCATAGACCGGCGCAACTTCGCCCCCGGCCAGATAAAAACCCGGCTGGAAGCCTTCATCGAGATGCTCTCGGAAAACAAGGGGGTGTGA
- a CDS encoding 2-hydroxyglutaryl-CoA dehydratase: protein MSGYFLGIDIGSLSCDAVIIDKSGRILSASVVPTGARNREAIERATGEALRDAGLARDRLAAMISTGYGRDRVEDRTAAVTEITCHARGIFELLPDVRLLIDIGGQDSKAVALGPNGKVVDFAMNDKCAAGTGRFLEAMARALGVDITELAEMDHGATRELTLSSMCTVFAESEVVSLIAQGMPENEIVRGLNRSIASRTVSLAKRVCTDPTRSVVAMSGGVAHNKGVVRALSDFLTTPVNVPPMPDTVGAYGAALIARDRAV, encoded by the coding sequence ATGAGCGGATATTTCCTGGGAATAGACATAGGAAGCCTCTCCTGCGACGCGGTCATAATAGACAAGTCGGGCCGCATCCTCTCCGCCTCGGTGGTGCCCACGGGAGCCCGCAACCGCGAGGCCATAGAGCGGGCCACCGGCGAGGCCCTGCGTGACGCGGGCCTTGCCCGCGACCGGCTGGCCGCCATGATCTCCACCGGCTACGGGCGCGACCGGGTGGAGGACCGCACCGCCGCAGTAACCGAGATCACCTGCCACGCGCGCGGCATTTTCGAGCTTCTGCCGGACGTGCGCCTTCTTATAGATATCGGCGGCCAGGACTCCAAGGCCGTGGCCCTGGGCCCCAACGGCAAGGTGGTGGATTTTGCCATGAACGATAAGTGCGCAGCAGGAACCGGGCGCTTTCTTGAAGCAATGGCCCGCGCCCTTGGGGTGGACATAACCGAGCTTGCGGAAATGGACCACGGCGCCACCCGCGAGCTCACCCTTTCCTCCATGTGCACGGTCTTCGCCGAAAGCGAGGTGGTTTCACTCATCGCCCAGGGAATGCCCGAAAACGAGATAGTACGGGGCCTCAACCGCTCCATCGCAAGCCGCACCGTCTCCCTTGCCAAGCGCGTATGCACCGACCCCACTAGATCGGTGGTGGCCATGAGCGGAGGCGTCGCCCACAACAAGGGGGTGGTCCGGGCGCTTTCTGACTTCCTCACGACCCCGGTCAACGTGCCGCCCATGCCCGACACGGTGGGAGCTTACGGCGCCGCCCTGATTGCTAGAGATCGGGCGGTCTGA
- a CDS encoding PaaI family thioesterase, whose amino-acid sequence MELSKMSGLELIRAMVRGEIPPATMAKTIPMTIARVDHGDVEFRVTANNGHLNPMGGVHGGFAATALDSVTGCAVHTTLGPGESYGTVDLNVKMLKPVPVDIELSAKGRVINVGKRIGVSEGVLSDDAGRIYAHATATCMIFR is encoded by the coding sequence ATGGAACTTTCAAAAATGAGCGGGCTGGAGCTGATAAGGGCGATGGTGCGGGGCGAAATTCCTCCGGCCACAATGGCAAAGACCATCCCCATGACCATAGCAAGGGTTGACCACGGCGACGTTGAATTTCGGGTAACCGCAAACAACGGGCACCTGAACCCAATGGGCGGGGTTCACGGCGGATTCGCGGCAACCGCTCTCGATTCCGTCACCGGCTGCGCGGTACACACCACCCTTGGCCCCGGCGAAAGCTACGGCACCGTCGATCTGAACGTCAAGATGCTCAAACCCGTTCCGGTGGACATCGAGCTTTCAGCAAAGGGGCGGGTAATCAACGTGGGAAAAAGAATCGGGGTTTCCGAAGGGGTGCTTTCGGACGACGCAGGAAGGATTTATGCGCACGCGACGGCCACCTGCATGATCTTTCGGTGA
- the mnmG gene encoding tRNA uridine-5-carboxymethylaminomethyl(34) synthesis enzyme MnmG encodes MTEKYDVIVVGAGHAGCEAALAAARMGCTVCVFAMNVDAVAAMPCSPSVGGTGKGQLVKEVDALGGFMARVTDKTAIQYRTLNTRKGPAVQSSRTQNDKARYHEEMSAILLAQPGIHVRQAEVARLVTEGGQVAGVVDSTGFEYAAKSVVLATGTFLSGIIHVGFASRQAGRAGEFASYSLADDLKSLGFALGRMKTGTPARLLKSSIDFSAFEPQYGDPNPSSMSLFTDHVSVEQVPVFMGHTNAKTHEIVGKNLSRSALYGGVVKGVSARYCPSLEDKVVKFAERDRHHVILEPEGLKSGEIYASGLGNSLPLDVQVELVRSVLGLEQAEIVRPAYAIEYDYVIPTQLLPTLETKAVSGLFTAGQINGTSGYEEAAGQGLWAGINAACKVLGRPPFLPDRSEAYIAVMVDDLVTKGTREPYRMFTSRAEYRLLLREDNADFRLMEYGHDLGLISDDEIKDLRERKRAVDAELGRVRKTIVKPLSEVNEHLQNRGMEPLTQAVGLDQLLKRPEADYSDVEALAPAPEPVAERVGRQVEISVKYEGYIDRQIKQVEDFRKMEKRRIPDGFDYFSVAGLTTEIKEKLSALRPASLGQASRMEGMTAGAMTALWIAMKK; translated from the coding sequence GTGACGGAGAAATACGACGTCATAGTTGTGGGCGCGGGCCACGCAGGCTGCGAGGCAGCCCTTGCCGCCGCCCGGATGGGGTGCACTGTCTGCGTGTTCGCCATGAACGTGGACGCGGTTGCAGCCATGCCCTGTTCCCCCTCGGTTGGCGGCACGGGCAAGGGCCAGCTGGTGAAGGAGGTTGACGCCCTGGGCGGCTTCATGGCCCGCGTCACCGACAAGACCGCCATCCAGTACCGCACCTTGAATACCCGGAAGGGCCCGGCTGTCCAGTCCTCCCGCACCCAGAACGACAAGGCGCGATACCACGAGGAGATGAGCGCCATACTCCTTGCCCAACCCGGAATCCACGTGAGGCAGGCGGAAGTGGCCCGGCTCGTGACGGAGGGCGGGCAGGTGGCGGGAGTCGTGGATTCCACCGGTTTCGAGTATGCCGCAAAAAGCGTGGTCCTGGCCACCGGCACCTTTTTATCGGGCATAATCCACGTGGGGTTTGCGTCCCGGCAGGCGGGCCGGGCCGGGGAGTTCGCCTCCTACAGCCTGGCGGACGATCTCAAATCCCTTGGGTTCGCGCTTGGCCGCATGAAAACCGGCACCCCTGCAAGGCTTCTGAAATCGAGCATCGATTTTTCCGCGTTCGAGCCCCAGTACGGCGACCCGAATCCCTCATCCATGAGCCTTTTCACCGATCATGTTTCAGTCGAACAGGTTCCGGTGTTCATGGGCCACACCAACGCCAAAACCCATGAAATCGTAGGGAAAAATCTTTCCCGCTCGGCCCTTTACGGCGGAGTGGTGAAGGGCGTTTCCGCCCGCTACTGCCCAAGCCTTGAGGACAAAGTGGTGAAATTCGCCGAGCGCGACCGCCACCACGTGATCCTTGAGCCGGAAGGGCTAAAAAGCGGCGAGATTTACGCGTCGGGCCTTGGAAACAGCCTGCCGCTCGACGTTCAGGTCGAGCTTGTCCGCTCTGTTTTGGGGCTGGAACAGGCCGAAATCGTGCGCCCGGCCTACGCCATAGAATATGACTACGTCATCCCCACCCAGCTTCTGCCCACCCTCGAAACCAAGGCGGTTTCGGGCCTGTTCACGGCGGGCCAGATAAACGGCACATCGGGCTACGAGGAGGCCGCAGGCCAGGGGCTTTGGGCGGGCATCAACGCCGCCTGCAAAGTTCTGGGCCGCCCGCCCTTCCTGCCGGACCGGAGCGAGGCTTACATCGCGGTGATGGTGGATGATCTTGTCACGAAGGGCACCCGTGAGCCCTACCGCATGTTCACCAGCCGGGCCGAGTACAGGCTTTTGCTCCGGGAGGACAACGCCGATTTCCGGCTCATGGAGTACGGCCATGATCTGGGCCTGATATCGGATGATGAGATAAAAGACCTGCGGGAGCGTAAAAGAGCGGTGGATGCCGAGCTTGGCCGGGTGCGCAAAACCATCGTAAAGCCCTTGTCAGAAGTCAACGAACACCTTCAAAATCGCGGCATGGAGCCTCTCACCCAGGCGGTGGGCCTGGATCAGCTTCTAAAAAGGCCGGAGGCGGATTATTCCGACGTGGAGGCCCTTGCTCCCGCGCCGGAGCCGGTGGCCGAACGGGTCGGGCGGCAGGTGGAAATATCCGTAAAATACGAGGGTTACATAGACCGGCAGATAAAGCAGGTGGAGGATTTCCGCAAGATGGAAAAAAGGCGGATTCCAGACGGCTTCGATTATTTTTCCGTCGCGGGCCTAACCACCGAGATAAAGGAGAAGCTTTCCGCCCTTCGCCCTGCCTCCCTGGGTCAGGCTTCCCGCATGGAGGGGATGACGGCGGGGGCGATGACGGCCCTATGGATAGCAATGAAAAAGTGA
- a CDS encoding MltA domain-containing protein, which translates to MKFKVPRFSVLILLVLAAFLMGGFGCRAGRQPETVIPPPVTAPCEPCPPTPVCQEPEPPPVTPAVLPMLPAESEALPDFSADDLDMVSLKIAMDYSREYLNRFKPDRLFTFGPDTYTAADLLASLDVFEGIATSNLNPEEFNRAIREKFTIYRSTGSDGKGAMLFTGYYEPVMEGSLTPGGPYKYPIYRRPDDLVRLDLGIFSTKWKGDVIYGRVDGLGFVPYYDRKAIDGDGVLAGRGLEIAWVKDDIALFFFHIQGSGRVVLPDGREMRVQYDAENGRPFRSIGGLLIREGKLTRDKASMDGIRAYVDANPRDRDRVLFYNPSYIFYRVAERGPLGLTEVPMTPGRSIATDRRLFPMGALCFIRGQKLPLVDPATGRVTGYRPFSRFVANQDTGGAIRSPGRLDLFFGSGLVPEKGAGSMKSEGEMFFLVLKSAGGK; encoded by the coding sequence ATGAAGTTCAAGGTTCCGCGTTTTTCAGTCCTGATTTTACTGGTTTTGGCCGCGTTTCTGATGGGCGGCTTCGGCTGCCGCGCAGGCCGCCAGCCTGAGACGGTCATTCCCCCCCCGGTAACCGCCCCATGCGAGCCCTGCCCGCCCACACCGGTTTGCCAGGAACCCGAACCGCCGCCGGTGACTCCTGCGGTCCTTCCCATGCTTCCCGCCGAATCCGAGGCCCTGCCCGATTTTTCCGCCGATGACCTTGATATGGTATCCCTAAAAATTGCAATGGATTACAGCAGGGAATACCTTAACCGCTTCAAGCCGGACAGATTATTCACCTTCGGCCCGGATACCTATACCGCAGCCGACCTTCTGGCCTCCCTGGACGTCTTCGAGGGCATCGCCACGTCCAACTTGAACCCTGAGGAATTCAACAGGGCAATCCGGGAGAAGTTCACCATCTACCGGTCCACGGGAAGCGACGGCAAGGGCGCAATGCTTTTTACCGGATACTACGAGCCGGTGATGGAAGGCTCGCTCACCCCCGGCGGCCCGTACAAATATCCCATTTACAGAAGGCCGGATGATCTGGTGCGCCTGGATTTGGGGATTTTTTCCACCAAGTGGAAAGGGGATGTCATTTACGGGCGCGTGGACGGCCTAGGATTCGTGCCATATTACGACCGCAAGGCCATTGACGGCGACGGCGTCCTTGCCGGGCGGGGCCTTGAAATAGCCTGGGTGAAGGACGACATTGCGCTTTTCTTCTTTCACATCCAGGGTTCGGGAAGGGTGGTTCTGCCGGACGGGCGCGAGATGCGCGTCCAGTACGACGCCGAAAACGGACGCCCGTTTCGATCGATAGGCGGGCTCCTGATAAGGGAGGGCAAACTCACCAGGGACAAGGCCAGCATGGACGGCATACGCGCCTACGTCGACGCCAACCCCAGGGATCGGGACAGGGTGCTTTTTTACAACCCAAGCTATATTTTCTACCGGGTGGCCGAGCGCGGCCCGTTGGGCCTCACCGAGGTTCCCATGACTCCGGGCCGGAGCATCGCAACTGACCGAAGGCTTTTCCCCATGGGTGCGCTCTGCTTCATACGGGGCCAGAAGCTGCCTTTGGTGGACCCCGCCACCGGCAGGGTGACAGGCTACCGGCCCTTTTCGCGTTTCGTTGCCAACCAGGACACCGGAGGGGCCATCCGTTCTCCGGGCAGGCTGGACCTTTTCTTCGGGTCCGGCCTTGTACCCGAAAAAGGGGCTGGAAGCATGAAAAGCGAGGGCGAGATGTTTTTCCTCGTTTTGAAAAGCGCGGGCGGAAAGTGA
- a CDS encoding fimbrial biogenesis outer membrane usher protein: MDSTIHKIAEEAEPCPVIREGSFLRTGPVRPRSASSGVLRPLQFLVLSLVFFALIQAQPLLAQATSPAEPGSPSPATQAPKPVPPQMTREEIYEKVFHTPMPKIAPQRFWVYAVVNGKFCCKVEMDWAGEPTAGLFDPVPLLKVLSGMLKPEIMKSVNEAAPKAGFMDTSSLHALGIETEVDPATFRFFLRVPPRLLVRSARSLSGGRIDPFTAGGKPPEPFSAFINWSAQQQYDDPPSNGGSERGPLGVGLDGAFQLKGWVLEGAGLYKEGNEDEWSRRDVRLVKDLAPRALRFSGGDLSYQVSGYQSVMSLGGIGVSRDYSLKPHEITYPTGDFSFYLENPSTVEIWINGVLRNTLELEAGDQDLRDFPFVSGENEVELRIRDAAGRRQTLNFSFIREAILLSRGRDRFSFNAGVMRKTIGSGYEYDGDEPGASLYYQRGLTDRFTAGGFLQARSHHAVLGCDAAMAFGFGTFQMDAAASALENYGEDWAGRLSFTSRRIDLGLIYDLRWRVYAEYLGENFATVANSAPYNRQKVKTAASTTFRLPNDLTANMGLGCDLLRDSEATESYYATAGVSWRLRQCLAAGLSARYAVDPDGRSSSEAYLGISLYWPQKGQSLTASKAWDGGVDARWDWQTSSSGNPGAARGYVSAGRDDDTDELEAGASYTSNLGRASVTHEITERRSGDGETFNRTLLALQSSIVFADGNFGISRPVRDSFLLVKGVENCEGRKILVNPTKNGAQAESLLFLPAVVPDLYSYRLANVRCEPEEPPLTYIPKEAYSTLFPSYKSGTVLYVGTTARFQVLGRLVDEKGEPVKELPCEIQFPKAEGGNNELTFTDSYGRFLVMAPGSGPCVIRPLSPESPYGQASFEVPAQLEGMYRAGDIILPVKTNGGPH, translated from the coding sequence ATGGACTCCACTATCCACAAAATCGCTGAGGAGGCCGAACCCTGCCCAGTGATAAGGGAAGGTTCCTTTCTTCGCACAGGCCCGGTCCGGCCCCGCTCCGCATCTTCCGGGGTTTTGCGCCCGCTTCAATTTTTAGTCCTGTCCCTCGTTTTTTTCGCCCTTATCCAGGCGCAGCCCCTGCTTGCCCAGGCAACCTCACCGGCGGAGCCGGGGTCCCCAAGCCCTGCCACCCAGGCGCCCAAGCCGGTCCCCCCCCAGATGACCCGTGAGGAAATCTACGAAAAGGTTTTTCACACCCCCATGCCCAAGATCGCGCCCCAAAGGTTCTGGGTATACGCTGTGGTGAACGGCAAGTTCTGCTGCAAGGTGGAGATGGACTGGGCGGGCGAGCCCACGGCGGGCTTATTCGATCCGGTTCCGCTTTTGAAGGTGCTTTCGGGAATGTTGAAGCCCGAAATCATGAAATCCGTAAATGAGGCCGCCCCCAAGGCCGGGTTCATGGACACCAGCTCGCTCCATGCCCTTGGAATCGAAACCGAGGTGGACCCGGCCACATTCAGGTTTTTCCTCAGGGTGCCGCCAAGGCTTCTGGTCAGAAGCGCCCGGAGCCTTTCGGGCGGCAGGATCGATCCCTTCACCGCAGGCGGAAAACCTCCGGAGCCGTTTTCGGCCTTTATAAACTGGAGCGCGCAACAGCAGTACGACGATCCTCCCTCGAATGGCGGCTCCGAACGCGGGCCCCTTGGGGTGGGCCTGGACGGGGCCTTCCAGTTGAAGGGCTGGGTACTTGAGGGCGCGGGGCTTTACAAAGAGGGCAACGAAGACGAATGGAGCCGCAGGGACGTCCGCCTGGTAAAGGACCTTGCCCCACGGGCCCTTCGTTTTTCGGGCGGGGATTTGAGCTACCAGGTTTCCGGGTACCAGTCTGTGATGAGCCTTGGAGGAATTGGCGTTTCCAGGGACTATTCCTTGAAACCCCACGAGATAACCTATCCCACCGGAGATTTTTCCTTTTACCTTGAAAATCCGTCCACCGTTGAAATCTGGATAAACGGGGTGTTGCGCAATACCCTGGAACTCGAAGCCGGAGACCAGGACTTAAGGGATTTCCCCTTCGTTAGCGGCGAAAACGAGGTGGAGCTCAGGATTAGGGACGCAGCGGGAAGGCGGCAGACCCTCAATTTTTCCTTCATCCGGGAAGCGATCCTGCTTTCCAGGGGAAGGGACCGGTTCTCCTTCAACGCCGGGGTCATGCGAAAAACCATCGGCAGCGGCTACGAATATGACGGCGATGAGCCCGGAGCGTCCCTCTACTACCAAAGGGGCCTTACGGACCGGTTCACCGCAGGCGGCTTTCTGCAGGCGAGGTCCCATCACGCGGTGCTTGGCTGTGATGCGGCAATGGCCTTCGGTTTCGGCACCTTCCAGATGGATGCTGCGGCCAGCGCCCTTGAGAATTACGGGGAGGACTGGGCGGGCAGGCTGTCATTCACCAGCCGGAGGATAGATCTGGGCCTTATTTACGATCTCAGGTGGCGGGTCTATGCGGAATATCTGGGCGAAAATTTCGCCACCGTCGCCAATTCGGCGCCCTACAACAGGCAGAAGGTCAAAACTGCGGCTTCGACAACATTCAGGCTGCCGAATGATCTTACGGCCAACATGGGCTTAGGATGCGATTTGTTGCGCGACTCCGAAGCGACCGAATCCTATTATGCAACGGCCGGTGTTTCCTGGAGATTACGACAGTGTCTGGCGGCGGGCCTTTCCGCCAGGTACGCCGTGGACCCGGACGGGCGCAGCAGTTCCGAGGCTTATCTCGGAATCTCCCTTTACTGGCCCCAAAAGGGCCAGAGCCTTACGGCGTCCAAGGCCTGGGACGGGGGCGTGGACGCAAGGTGGGACTGGCAGACCAGCTCCTCCGGCAACCCTGGAGCAGCAAGGGGCTACGTGTCGGCGGGCCGGGACGACGACACGGATGAACTCGAAGCCGGGGCGTCCTACACATCCAACCTTGGCAGGGCTTCCGTCACCCACGAGATAACCGAAAGAAGAAGCGGCGACGGCGAAACCTTCAACCGCACACTTTTAGCCCTTCAAAGCAGCATCGTATTCGCCGACGGAAATTTCGGGATATCGAGGCCGGTTCGGGACAGTTTTCTCCTGGTGAAGGGAGTTGAAAACTGCGAGGGCAGAAAAATCCTCGTAAACCCCACGAAAAACGGCGCGCAGGCTGAATCTCTCCTTTTCCTGCCTGCAGTGGTTCCCGATCTTTACTCCTACCGGCTCGCCAACGTGAGGTGCGAGCCCGAAGAGCCGCCCCTTACCTATATCCCGAAAGAGGCCTATTCCACCCTTTTCCCAAGCTACAAGAGCGGAACTGTGCTTTACGTGGGAACCACCGCCAGGTTCCAGGTTTTGGGCCGCCTGGTGGACGAAAAAGGCGAGCCGGTAAAGGAACTTCCCTGCGAGATTCAATTCCCGAAAGCCGAAGGCGGCAACAACGAGCTGACCTTCACCGACTCGTACGGGCGCTTCCTGGTGATGGCGCCCGGTTCCGGCCCCTGCGTCATCCGGCCCCTTTCGCCCGAAAGCCCCTACGGCCAGGCGTCCTTTGAGGTGCCCGCCCAATTGGAGGGCATGTACAGGGCGGGCGACATCATCCTGCCCGTAAAGACCAACGGCGGGCCTCATTAG
- a CDS encoding molecular chaperone, which produces MMHIKRLISACCLLLAFSAPAFAYSFSPSVASLSPSGKNSSRIYSLSNEADKPVAVEITISRFKRDETGKAVGVEEDAMQNFMLYPARVVLMPKETRLVQVAWIGPGDIKEERGYHILAKQVPVPLGEEKEDLPPGKARIEIDVLFNYRGIVYITPKKAKPKVVVESVAGWEGEAAELTVTCANRGTGLANMQGYCIRIAPLDKDGGVQAEKAVVVGHADHKVGTKFLPGDSLKIVLPWPQALPKGPVKVEIEPDSEYTATK; this is translated from the coding sequence ATGATGCATATAAAACGTTTGATTTCGGCATGTTGTCTCCTTCTGGCGTTTTCGGCCCCAGCTTTCGCCTATTCCTTTTCGCCTTCGGTTGCGAGCCTTTCGCCATCGGGAAAAAATTCCAGCCGGATTTATTCCTTGAGCAACGAGGCAGACAAGCCGGTGGCCGTTGAAATAACGATCAGCCGTTTCAAGAGGGACGAAACCGGCAAGGCCGTGGGCGTGGAAGAGGACGCCATGCAAAATTTCATGTTGTATCCCGCCCGTGTCGTCCTCATGCCCAAGGAAACCCGGCTGGTGCAGGTGGCCTGGATCGGCCCCGGCGACATAAAGGAGGAAAGGGGCTACCACATCTTGGCCAAACAGGTTCCCGTTCCCCTTGGCGAGGAAAAGGAGGATCTGCCTCCGGGCAAGGCCAGGATCGAGATAGACGTCCTGTTCAATTACAGGGGTATTGTCTATATCACCCCCAAAAAGGCCAAGCCGAAGGTGGTGGTGGAGTCGGTTGCGGGATGGGAGGGCGAGGCGGCGGAACTGACCGTAACCTGCGCCAACCGTGGCACCGGGCTTGCCAACATGCAGGGATATTGCATTAGGATCGCCCCCCTTGACAAGGACGGCGGAGTTCAGGCCGAAAAGGCGGTGGTGGTGGGCCATGCCGACCACAAGGTGGGAACCAAGTTTCTGCCCGGGGATTCCTTAAAGATTGTCCTGCCATGGCCCCAGGCCTTGCCCAAAGGGCCTGTAAAGGTGGAGATCGAGCCGGATTCGGAATACACGGCGACAAAGTAG
- a CDS encoding universal stress protein yields the protein MSHEKRISPRIPCGLECTVKGVPGDIEVVNISEGGVFLGGKNLEALPLGKKIELLLHLPLEKEPFAIKARVVRKAAYGVGAVFEESPQRREQGRHVYNVLRHTLPVSAQTPAKATGERRASSLLRTHKGRSTALILASLKFTAAGVAAARAAVEMARDTGASVVIFHALDGHLEGAPVSDPRRRSAADEAHKRFETLVRPRLPDFERLEFHCEPGYPADAICQAATAFGADMVVIGCHRGKNMLNLDRVDIVGMAVFEKSPCKVMLVPYKED from the coding sequence GTGAGCCACGAAAAAAGAATCAGCCCACGAATCCCGTGCGGCCTGGAATGCACGGTGAAGGGCGTTCCGGGTGATATCGAGGTGGTGAACATAAGCGAAGGCGGCGTTTTTCTTGGTGGAAAAAACCTGGAAGCATTGCCGCTTGGGAAAAAAATCGAACTTCTTCTGCATCTCCCGCTGGAAAAGGAGCCCTTCGCCATCAAGGCCCGCGTGGTTCGGAAAGCCGCTTACGGCGTCGGCGCGGTTTTCGAGGAGTCCCCCCAGAGGCGCGAGCAGGGCCGCCACGTTTATAATGTTCTTCGCCACACCCTGCCGGTAAGCGCCCAAACCCCTGCCAAGGCCACAGGGGAGCGTCGCGCAAGCTCCCTGCTCCGTACTCACAAGGGCAGGTCAACCGCCCTTATCCTCGCCAGCCTCAAATTCACCGCCGCCGGAGTCGCCGCAGCCAGGGCAGCCGTTGAAATGGCCCGTGACACGGGGGCATCCGTCGTGATATTCCACGCCTTGGACGGCCACCTGGAAGGAGCGCCGGTGTCGGACCCCCGCCGCCGGTCGGCAGCCGACGAGGCGCATAAGCGTTTCGAGACTCTTGTAAGGCCGCGCCTGCCGGATTTCGAGCGCCTGGAGTTCCACTGCGAGCCGGGCTATCCCGCAGACGCCATCTGCCAGGCAGCCACCGCCTTTGGCGCCGACATGGTGGTGATAGGCTGCCACAGGGGAAAAAACATGCTCAACCTGGACAGGGTGGATATTGTTGGCATGGCGGTCTTTGAAAAATCGCCATGCAAGGTTATGCTGGTTCCATATAAGGAGGATTGA
- a CDS encoding DUF3108 domain-containing protein, whose amino-acid sequence MKQLSGPTMKKSHVFAMFLALAVLAFFALWPLNPAPAAQTDISAFKPGEKLIMKLYWEFVPAGEATLTVLPDTVIKGEPARHFMLTIKTNNFADTFYKVRDRVDAYTDLAMTRSLRYVKSQHEGSSHHEVTVDFDWKNNKALFTEDGRAEKPTGISPGTFDPLSFFYRLRLMSLAAGSSVTLPITDGKKHVEAIGRVLKTEQMEVIGKKRKVALFEPELKHVGGVFKQSPNAKLHIWFSDDDKKIPVRIKSGVVVGNFTARLIEARNVW is encoded by the coding sequence ATGAAGCAGTTATCCGGGCCGACCATGAAAAAATCTCACGTTTTCGCCATGTTTTTGGCCCTGGCCGTTCTCGCTTTCTTCGCACTCTGGCCCCTGAACCCGGCGCCCGCCGCGCAGACAGACATAAGCGCCTTCAAACCCGGTGAAAAACTTATAATGAAGCTTTACTGGGAGTTCGTCCCGGCTGGCGAGGCGACCCTGACGGTTCTTCCCGACACCGTTATAAAGGGCGAGCCCGCCCGGCATTTCATGCTCACCATAAAAACCAACAATTTCGCCGACACCTTCTACAAGGTGCGCGACCGGGTGGACGCCTACACCGATCTTGCCATGACCCGGTCCCTGCGCTACGTGAAAAGCCAGCACGAGGGAAGCTCCCACCACGAGGTGACGGTGGATTTTGACTGGAAGAACAACAAGGCCCTCTTCACCGAGGATGGCCGCGCGGAAAAACCCACCGGCATAAGCCCCGGCACCTTCGACCCGCTTTCCTTCTTCTACCGACTGCGCCTCATGAGCCTTGCGGCAGGCAGCAGCGTGACGCTTCCCATAACCGACGGGAAAAAACACGTTGAGGCCATAGGCAGGGTTCTTAAAACCGAACAGATGGAAGTAATCGGCAAAAAGCGTAAGGTGGCCCTTTTCGAGCCGGAGTTGAAGCATGTTGGCGGGGTGTTCAAGCAAAGCCCCAATGCAAAACTTCACATCTGGTTTTCGGACGACGACAAAAAAATACCCGTGCGCATCAAAAGCGGCGTTGTGGTGGGGAATTTTACGGCAAGGCTCATAGAAGCCCGCAACGTCTGGTAA